The Changchengzhania lutea genomic sequence CCAGCATCAGTAATAATTCATCTGAATCATTTTGATCTTGAATCGCAAAAAAACCTTCCGAAGCATTAAAAATTTCATAGTACTTAAAATCTTTTGCTGGGAGGATTTTTTTGTATTGATCCACATAAGGCGTAAAGCTGACACCGCCATGAAAATAGACTTCTAAATTAGGCCAGACATCATGTAAACTAGTTTTACCCGTAGTTTCCAATACATTATTAAGGAGTACGAGCATCCATGAGGGGACACCCGTAAGGCTGGTGACATTTTCATTGATGGTTTCGTCAACAATGGCCTGCATTTTAAATTCCCAATCGCTCATTAAGGACACCTTGTTACTGGGCGTGCTACTAAACTCGGCCCAAAAGGGCATATTATCGATTAGAATAGCAGATAAATCACCAAATACGGTACCATTCTCCTTGTAGAGTTCTTTACTACCTCCTAAACGTAAACTTTTACCATTAAATAACTGAGATTCTGGATTATTATTGAGGTACATACATAACAAATCTTTTCCAGCAGCGTAATGACAGTCTTCAAGTGATTCTGCACTCACGGGAATAAATTTACTCTTTGATCTGGTGGTACCACTGGATTTTGCAAACCACTTAATGGGTGTGGGCCAAAAAATATTATTTTCACCTTTACGGGAGCGTTCAATCATGTCCTGATGCTCTTCGTAGTTTCTAATGGGGATACGTTCCGAAAATGTTTTGTATGTTTTTATCGAAGCAAAGTCATACTGCTTGCCAACCTGAGTGTCCTTAGCAAAATCTATTAAGCTGAAAAGCAGTTCGTTCTGCACTTCATTGGGGTATTTTAAAAACAATTCAATTTGGTGAAATCGCTTTTTTAAAAACCAAGAAGCAATAGAATTTACTAAGGGAATTGGCATATTTATTTTATATTTAAGAGCTTAAAAATAATACTTTTTTTTATGACCTACCATGGTGTTTTAACAAAAATGCAAACCGAGTTTTCGCAGCCCATTCAATACTATTTAGTATTTGAAAATGATTTTCTGAATATGAATCAGTTACTGGATAAAACGGTCAGTATTCGGTTTGTTAAATTTCAATGTTTAAACTGCGGATTGGACAAACCTATTTACAGACAAGGGTTTTGCAAAAGTTGTTTTTTTGAAATCCCTCAGGCTGCCGATTGGATCATGCGACCTGAATTAAGCACGGCACATCTAGACAAAGAGGATCGTGATCTGGACTATGAAAAGAAAGTGCAATTGCAACCGCATATCGTGTATTTAGCAAATTCCAGCAATGTGAAAGTGGGCGTGACCAGAAAAAGCCAAATCCCAACACGTTGGATTGACCAAGGGGCACATGAGGCTATTGAAATTGTTGAAGTGCCAAATCGGTATTTAGCGGGTATTACTGAATTGGCTCTAAAGGATCATGTTGCCGATAAAACCAATTGGCGTACCATGCTTAAAAATGATATTGCTGACGAAGATTTGGTAGTATGGCGCGAGCGTTTAATGCCCTATATCCCTGATGAGGCTAAAGTCTACTTTATTGCGAACAATTCAGAAACGCATCTAGAATTCCCCGTGCATAAGTATCCAGAAAAACCCAAAAGTCTGAACCTGAAAAAGGAGTTGAACTACACTGGAAAACTGACAGGTATTAAAGGACAGTATCTTATTTTTGAAGACAATACGGTTTTTAATATTCGCGCCAACGAAGGTTTGGTCGTCGATATTTCCATAACATAAAAAAATCCCAATCTATAACCATATAGATTGGGATTTATTCTGAAGTGGTTTAAACTTTTTTCAATTGGCTGCAAAATGTTTAAACCACTTCTCTAATTTGAGTTCAATTTAAATATCTTCTTGATCTCTTATATTTTGAATATATTCAGCTTTCTGAATTTCTCTACGTCTTTTTATAGACGGCTTTGTGAAAAATTGAGATTCTCTTATGTTTTGCATAATTTTTACGTTACGGTGTTTACGTTTGTAACGTTTTAAAGCACGGTCTATATTTTCGCCGTCTTTTATAATAATTTTAATCATAGTTCTTTTTTATAGTGTCAAATATTTAGGACTATCCTAAATAAGTTTGTAATACTTTACTTTTTGAGGTATGACGTAAGCGCCGTAATGCTTTTTCTTTAATTTGTCTTACACGCTCTCTAGTCAAATCGAAATTTTCACTAATCGCTTCCAGGCTCATCGGGCGTTTTCTATTTATGCCGTAATACCACTTTAATACATCCGCTTCCTTTTCAGATAAGGTGTCTAATGCTCTGTTAACTTCTACGTTTAACGATTCTTGCATAAGGTCTTTATCTGGACGGGGCGATTCACTAGACTTTACAACATCATATAAATTAGACGTTTCTCCTTCTTTAAAAGGTGCGTCCATGGACACGTGTCGTCCCGAAATGCGCATAGATTGCTTAACTTCCTTTAAACTAAGGTCTAAATTGTTAGCAATTTCCTGTGCACTTGGTGGTCTTTCATGCGTCTGCTCTAAGAACGAATAGGCCTTATTAATTTTATTAATAGAACCAATTTTGTTCAAAGGTAATCTAACTATTCGAGATTGTTCAGCAAGTGCCTGTAAAATTGCTTGTCTAATCCACCAAACAGCATAGGATATAAATTTAAATCCTCTGGTTTCATCAAAGCGTTTCGCAGCTTTTACTAAGCCAGCGTTGCCTTCGTTAATTAAATCTGGCAGTTTTAAGCCTTGGTTTTGATATTGTTTTGCTACAGAAACTACGAAACGTAAATTGGAGGTGGTAAGTTTATCTAAAGCTTGTTGGTCTCCTTCTCTTATCCGTTGTGCCAATTCGACTTCTTCGCTGGCCGTTATTAAGGGTATTCTACTTATGTCTTGGAGGTATTTGTCTAATGATTTGGATTCTCTATTGGTAACTTGTTTCGTAATTTTTAATTGGCGCATGTAGTATATTTAAGATTTATTGTTGAACATCCATAACTTAACGTTTTTATTGCAAAAACCTAATAAATTAGTTATTATTTTTACCAAACACGAAAAAAAGAACAATTATTTAATTAATCGTGTCTTTTTTCGCTCTATTTCTAATTAAAGCACCCAAAACCTTTCTTAAACCTTCTTGGGTAGAAGCGCTTGTGGTATCTGCTTTTTTAACTTGGGTAGAATCTGTCTGAGCCTTATTGCCTTTAAGAATATCCACAAAAACCTCTTTTAT encodes the following:
- a CDS encoding DUF2797 domain-containing protein, which produces MTYHGVLTKMQTEFSQPIQYYLVFENDFLNMNQLLDKTVSIRFVKFQCLNCGLDKPIYRQGFCKSCFFEIPQAADWIMRPELSTAHLDKEDRDLDYEKKVQLQPHIVYLANSSNVKVGVTRKSQIPTRWIDQGAHEAIEIVEVPNRYLAGITELALKDHVADKTNWRTMLKNDIADEDLVVWRERLMPYIPDEAKVYFIANNSETHLEFPVHKYPEKPKSLNLKKELNYTGKLTGIKGQYLIFEDNTVFNIRANEGLVVDISIT
- the rpsU gene encoding 30S ribosomal protein S21 — its product is MIKIIIKDGENIDRALKRYKRKHRNVKIMQNIRESQFFTKPSIKRRREIQKAEYIQNIRDQEDI
- a CDS encoding sigma-70 family RNA polymerase sigma factor, with the protein product MRQLKITKQVTNRESKSLDKYLQDISRIPLITASEEVELAQRIREGDQQALDKLTTSNLRFVVSVAKQYQNQGLKLPDLINEGNAGLVKAAKRFDETRGFKFISYAVWWIRQAILQALAEQSRIVRLPLNKIGSINKINKAYSFLEQTHERPPSAQEIANNLDLSLKEVKQSMRISGRHVSMDAPFKEGETSNLYDVVKSSESPRPDKDLMQESLNVEVNRALDTLSEKEADVLKWYYGINRKRPMSLEAISENFDLTRERVRQIKEKALRRLRHTSKSKVLQTYLG
- a CDS encoding GH3 auxin-responsive promoter family protein, which gives rise to MPIPLVNSIASWFLKKRFHQIELFLKYPNEVQNELLFSLIDFAKDTQVGKQYDFASIKTYKTFSERIPIRNYEEHQDMIERSRKGENNIFWPTPIKWFAKSSGTTRSKSKFIPVSAESLEDCHYAAGKDLLCMYLNNNPESQLFNGKSLRLGGSKELYKENGTVFGDLSAILIDNMPFWAEFSSTPSNKVSLMSDWEFKMQAIVDETINENVTSLTGVPSWMLVLLNNVLETTGKTSLHDVWPNLEVYFHGGVSFTPYVDQYKKILPAKDFKYYEIFNASEGFFAIQDQNDSDELLLMLDYGIFYEFIPMKVYDTPEEKAIPLSAVELHENYAIIITTNSGLWRYKVGDTVRFTSISPYRVKVSGRTKSHINVFGEELIIENAEDALKKVCHRTNSEIVDYTAAPIYMKDKEKGAHEWLIEFKTPPQDLNYFNELFDNALKSLNSDYEAKRYNNMTLNKPKIHVARQHLFYDWLKSNNKLGGQHKVPRLSNSRSYLESLLKLNS